DNA from Clostridia bacterium:
TCGGCAAAGCTTTTCTCTATCATCCTTATATGTGAAAGAAAGTCGCCGTCGTCGAAATACAGCGCGCCTTCGGGGCATTTTTTCACACAGGCCATGCATTTTATGCACGCGCCGACGACCTTCGGATGATCGTCCAGTGTCACTACTCCCATCGGACAGACGCTTTCGCACAAGCCGCAGCGCGTGCATTTTTCGGCGCGCACCTTTGGCGCGGCCTTTAAGAACTTCGCGGGCGCGCCGTCCTCTCGCAAAGGCGTGTAATACTTTTCCAGGCGTTCGCATCCCGGTACTGCTGCGGGCGCGATATCGTCCCCGCTTTTAAGTTTCTGCGCGATCTTACGGGCAAAAAGCGTAAGCCTACTCATGTCCGCCTCGTCGGGACGGCCCAAGGCCAGCGTATCCGAGAAGGCGTGGCGCGCCACGGCCGCGATCCCGGCCAAGGGCAGGCATCCGCCGTCTTTTATTATACCGCACATCTCACAAAGCGCATCGCCGAAGCTCCTGTTTCCGTACACCGCCACGGCTATAATATGCGCTCCGTCGCCTTTTATGGCTCCTTTAACGTATTCAAGCGTCTTATTCGGTATTCTACCCGCATAAACGGGCGTCGCCCATACTACGAGCTCGTCTCGGCCAAATGAAAAGCCCTGCCTTCGTTCGTCCGGCAGCGTATAAGACGCCGTTTCATAGGGGACTTCCAATTCTGCGGACAAACGCTCGGCCAAAAGCTTTGCCGTCATCTCAGTCGCTCCCGTCGGGCTGAAATATACGGCCTTTATGATCTTAAAACGCCTCATTTTTTCCTCGCTTGTCAATCGCTTACGTCCGTGTCGAGAACTATAGTTACCTTATGATCGGGATAAGCCCGTTTGACTTCATCGTATATTTTTCGATAAAGCGCTTCGCGCTCCTTTACGGCAAAGTCTATCACCACATCGAACGTGATCGTTTTCTCGGCCTCATTCAAATAAAAGCCGTGCATTTGAAGTACGCCGTCGTGGGACATAACTGTTTTTCTTATCTCGTTTCTCATATTCACCGCACCCGTGTCGAGCGTATTCATCGAATATACGCCCACGGCCGCCATTATAACGCGGTGCTTATCGTATACCTCGCGCGTTATCCTGCGTGTAAGCTCGTCTATGCGGGCGGCCGTCATCGTGTCGTCCACCTCGATATGGACGGAGCAGATATGCGTTTCGGGGCCGTAGTCGTTCAGTACAAGGTCATACGCCCCGTGTACCTCGTCGAAAGATGCGACTGTCTTTTTTATCGCAAGCGAAAGCTCGCTCTGCGCGCGTTCTCCCAATATCTGACTTATGGTGCTTCTAAGCATGTCTATGCCCGACTTTATAATAAACGCCGATATGACAGCGCCCAAATACGCCTCTATAGACAGCCCCGTGAATATGAAAATTGCGGCGGCTGCAAGCGTGGAGGCCGATATTACGGAATCGAGCAGCGCATCCGCCCCGGAGTTTACGAGCGACTCCGAATTTACACGTTTGCCCGTGCGCTTCACGTGCATCCCAAGCGCCACCTTTGCGCCTACGGCCACGGCGACGATTATAAGCGAAACCGCGCCGTAATCGGGCGGCTCGGGCGATATTATTTTCTTTATCGACTCCACAAGAGACGTTATACCTGCGTAAAGCACGATGACCGATATTATCATCGCGCTTAAATATTCGATGCGGCCGTAGCCAAAGGGGTGCTTTTTGTCGGGCGCTCTGCCCGAAAGCTTCGTACCCACGATGGTGATCACGGACGAGAGCGCGTCGCTTAAATTGTTCACGGCGTCCAGCGTGATGGCAATGGAGTTGGACATAATGCCCGCCAAAGCCTTGAATGCCGCAAGCAGCACGTTTACGACTATTCCCGTGACGCTCGTTTTTATGATGGTCCTTTCCCTCAGATCCCGTTCCATTTCAGTTCCCTTATCGAACGCCTATCCTATTATCTTCTTTGCAAATTCCGCCGCCGCCTTTAGATCGTCGGCGTTCGGCCTGCCCTTATGCATCGCTCCGAACGCGCCGCGGCAGTAGAACTCCTCCGCCGCCTGCGGTATATTCTTCTCCGAAAGAAGCTTCCCCACCTGCTTATACGTGGATCTCACGATGGCCGCAGTGCTGAAATTCACCGCCTTGCCCACTTTTACGTCTATGCCGCGCACGAAGCGCTTTACGGCCTCGTCCACGCCGTGAGCATAAACTGCGCTTCCTATGAACAAAATGTCAACGTCCTCCGTAAGAGGCTCATCCATGCCGAGCGCCTCAACGCCCACGGCTTCGGCTATGGCAAGCGCAAGCTTCTTCGTATTTCCTCCGCGCGAATAATAGCGGACCGCAACCTTCATTTTAAAACCGCCTTTCATTTTTTTATTTTAATTTTACTATACTTTACATATTCCGTCAAACCGTGCGTCGCGCAAAAAAACGGAAGCAGCCTGTCTGCCTCCGTTTTTAGTTTATTCTCCGAAAAGCGGCGTCGAATAATATCTTTCCGCCGTGTCGGGCAGTATCGTCACTACGCGCTTTCCGGGGCCGAGCTTCTTTGCAAGCTTCAGCGCGGCGGCGACGTTCGTGCCGCTCGAAATGCCCACCATAAGGCCCTCCTCGCGCGCAAGGCGCTTGGCCGTATTTATCGCCTCGTCGTCGTTCACGACGTAGATGTCGTCGTAGATATTGCGGTTTAAAATATCGGGGATTATGCCGTCGCCTATGCCCATCTGCATATGCGTGCCTATCGTGCCGCCCGCAAGTATCGCGGCGTTCTCCGGCTCTACCGCCCATATAACAAGCTCGGGATACTGCGCCTTCAATACCTCGCCAATGCCCGTAAGCGTGCCGCCCGTGCCTATGCCGGAGCAAAAGCCGTGTATCGGGCCTGCCGCCTGCGCCATTATCTCAAGCGCCGTATGCTTTTTATGCGCCATGACATTGTTTATATTGGAAAACTGCTGAGGCACGAAAACTCTCGGATCCTTTTTCTGCATACGAAGCGCGGTATTTAAGCATTCCTCTATGCATGCGCCTATGTCGCCCGCGTCGTGGATAAGCTTTACGTCCGCTCCGTAGTGACGAACAAGCTTTCTTCTCTCCTCGCTTACGGAGTCCGGCATTATTATTATCGTGCGGTATCCCTTCACCGCGCCCACAAGCGCAAGGCCTATGCCCTGGTTGCCGCTCGTCGGCTCGACGATTATCGTATCTTTATTTATAAGGCCGTCTTTTTCGGCCGCTTCTATCATGTTGAGCGCCGTTCTCGTTTTTATGGAGCCGCCCGCATTCAAGGCCTCCATCTTTACGAGCACTTCCGCGCTGTCCGGCTCGGGCATGCGGTTTAAGCGTATAAGCGGCGTATTGCCCACCGCGTCAAGAATGTTGTTGTATATCATCGTCTTACTCCGTATGTTCACGCGGACGCCGAGCGTCATACGCGGCGTCCGCAGATTTTTTGCTGTAATATTATAACGATATCACCGAAGCGGGGTATTGTCAATGAAAATATGGGGGGTGAGGGGTGCGACTGATTATTTGGGTCAGATTGACTTTATTGGAATTAACCAAGTCCCAAATGTGTTACAACCGCTGCGCTAATTATAGCTCCAACTACTGCGGTAAAAATCGGGAATAAAATTTTCCACACAATTTTGCTTGTCAATTTTTCTTTTTGAGCAGCTGCTCTAGAGATATTTATGTTAAACACTATTCGATTGAGTTCTTCATTATTTGCTTCAATTTGTTCTGGCCTTTTACCTGAAATATCAATACCAAGTTTATCCAGATTTCCGTATTTGCTTTCAAGCTCTAACAAGGCCTGAATCATTAAGTGCTTCACATTAGCGCAGACATTCTGAAATACGGATTGGGAAATGATTTGCTTAATTGAAATACATTGCACTTCATTATTTGTGATTTCTGCAACATCACTAGCTAAATAACTTACATCCCTAATTGATGGACTGTTCGCAGATGCCAATTCGGATATATACCGAATTCCATCGTGTAAATCTATTCTTTTAAGTTTCTCGCGATGATTTTCTCGAACATAATACAGTGGCAATGGTTGATTCGTAACTTGCAAGCTTCCGTTTATTCCTGAATATTTAAGCTCTAATCCAGTTTTTCTGCGGTATTCTGGCAAGTCATCTGCGGTACTATATCCATTTAATTCTTTCTTAACCCATCTTGCCAGCGTTTCATTTTTAACATCAACAGCAAGTATATATAATCTATTCAAGGATTGTTCAAGAGCAACTCTTTCCTCAACAATATCTTTAATGATCTGGCTCTTGGGCATATACACTCACCTCATTTCAACTTCTCACACAGATGCAAGAGTTCTCTCAATCTGCGACAATGCGCTTCTCATCGGATATATTTGTCGCTTTTCGTTGTTATAATTTGTTATAGTTTTTGTAAATATATTTGCAAAACGTCTAGGATATTTATCTTAAACTGCATTACTCCCAAAAATCAAGCACAGATATCTCTTTATTGTTGTTTTTTTCCATTGAATCGTTTTCGGAAATTATATGAATGCGTATACTTCCATGATCAACTATAACCCAGTATGTTCGAAACAGAATAACAAAGCAATTCAAATTACCCTTAAACGCAATCAATTCGTCTGTATCAATATCTAATAACACATCTCCTTTTCTTGACCTGGAAATAACATAAGTATACCTTTGCCCCATAGGGAACCGCACATCAAACATACTTGATTCGGTTTGTTGAAACCCAAAAAACTTATGCACACATGCAGCCGAATCCAATAACGCAAACAAATTATCCTTTGCTTCTTTACCCTCACATTCAAATTCATAGAATAGTTCTAAATAAGAAGTTATATCCACTTTTTCAAGTCTTTTTAGATAACCAATAATGGTTTTATTTACTGCATTTACTTCCTTTCCGCCAAATAACTCAAACGTATTATTAGGGTCATATAAACCTAAACGCTCCAATTCTTTTAACACAGCATTAAGTTTGTTTATTGTTAAAAATGCTGGGTATTTTCCCTTAGTAAAATATATAAAGCCCATTATCATATCTCCTTTGTCTATGCACGGTCGTCCCTTTGCGGCATCTGCTATTTTTACATATTATGTCAACAATTTAACGATATTACCATTGGAGCGCAATGTCAATGCGCAGTATGGGGGCTTCGTTTTCGGGAATCGAACGTTCTATCAGTTGCTTTCGTACTCCCGGTTATTATATAATCTCGCGTTACTTAATCATATCAGCTACGCACTTCAAGCATTGCCTTCTATCAGCCAATCGGCCACATCGACGATCTGCACGCCCTCATGCTGATAAGCTTCCTGTCGGGTGCGGGTAAGTATCATTTTGGGATATGCGTCCTTGATCTTTAGCAGCGGATCTATTTCGCGCCGGAAGGTGTCGGGGTCGTCTATGCTGCCGGAAACCTGTATATACAGCTTTTCACTTCGTTTTATTGCAACAAAGTCGATCTCCTTCTTATACAGCACGCCGGCATACAGCTCGTATCCTCGGCGCAAAAGCTCAATGGCAACGATATTTTCTATCATCCTGCCATGATCGGCGTTTTTCGTGCCCAGCTTCGCATACTTGAAGGAATGATCGCAAAGATAATATTTGTCATTCGACGAAAGATACCGTTTGCCCTGAATATCATATCTTCGGACCTTGTAAAACGCAAACGCATTGCAAAGGTATTTTATATATGCGCTGACGGTACGATCATTTGTTTTTACATGCTCCCCTGTAAAGGCCGCGGCAACGCTGCGAGTGGAAGTCTGATTTGAAATGTTGTCTATTAGGAAATCGCAGAGGCGTTCCATCAAGGGCATGTTGCGCACGCGATATTTTTGCCGGATATCCCGAACGATCAATGTATTGAACACATCGGAGATATAGTCATATTTCGATTCCGGCGTTTTATAAAGATAAGAGCCGGACATGCCGCCCTCACGGATATAGCGGTTAAAAGCGGCATATTGATCCGTAAGCGCGAAATACCTCATAAATTCCGCGAACGAAAAAGGAAAAACCTCTATCTCAAAGGTACGTCCCGTAAACAGCGTTGCAAGGTCGCTGCTCAAAAGAAAAGCGTTGGAACCGGTGATATAGATATCATATTTTTCGGATGCGTGCAAACTGTTGATAGCTTTCTCAAATCCTTTGCACATCTGAACTTCATCTATGAAAACAAAGTTGCTTTTCCCCGGGATATAAGCCTTTTCAATATAATCATTCAGCGCATGATACTCTGTCAAATCCTCATACACATTTAGGTTAAAATTGATATGAATAATGCTCGCGTTCGGATCGTTGGCACGAACATAAGACATGAACGACTCCAAAAGCTTGGATTTTCCACAGCGTCTGACACCGGTAATTACTTTAATATCCGGAGTTCCCATCACATCTTTCAGTTTGTTCAGGTAGAAATCTCGTTCGATCAGCCGCATGGTATATCACCTCATCTATATTATACCCCATTCTATTTCGCAAAATCAATATTTTTTCAAAAATGCGAAATAGAATCGTCGGCCGCCTGCTGCGCGCATCAAAAGCTAGGCTTCAAACACCTCATAAGAGGCGCTGGCGGCAGCTCAAATCCTCGTTTTGCAAGTTCCTCTTCATTTTGCAAACGCAACCACGCGATCTTTGTTTAAATGTGAAGTTCGGCCTCGCAAAATAAAACGGCTCTTCCGCCGAGTATCACTCTGTTTTTATCGTTGCGGCAATAAAGTATGCCGCCTCGTGCGGAAATCTGATGCGCCGTCATTTCTTCTTTTCCCAATTTCATGGCCCAATAAGGTACAAAATTGCAATGTGCGGATCCTGTTACAGGGTCTTCATTTACATTGATTTTCGGGAAAAAGCACCTTGATACAAAATCATACTCTCCGCCGTCGGCTTTGGCCGTTATAAGAAATCCCATCCCTTTTGAAACAGCGCGTATTCTATTCCAATCAGGTGTAAAATCTCGAACGCTTTTTTCATCCGGCAGCACAAGCATTAGATCCCTGCCAAGATATGCGCCCATCGGCTTCTGCCCGTTTAACGCGTCTATTATATCTTCGGTCACTTCCACGGGAACTGGCATGCGCGAAGGAAAATCCATTTCATAAAGATCGTCTTTTTTTGCAACGGTGAGTCTTCCGCTCATGGTATCAAACTCAAATATGTTTTCTTCAGGCTTATAAAAATTTGCAAGTACAAATGCCGCTCCCAAGGTGGCGTGTCCGCAAAGATCTATCTCTGCATGTGGCGTGAACCAGCGCAGACGATAACGATCTTTTTCCCAAACAACAAACGCCGTTTCGGAAAGATTGTTCTCTATCGCTATTTTCTGCATCAAATCATCATCCGGCCACCGCTGCATTACGCATACGGCAGCCGGATTCCCTTTAAATACTTTATCGGAAAATGCGTCTACTATATATTGTTTCACTGTGTGATCACCTCTGTACGCGACGGCACAAATCTGCGCGCGACGATCTCTCTTATTAAAAAATTCCGTAATATCGCTCTTTTGATCGCATATCACTTTATAAGCGACTCAAGCGTCTCAAATAAAGCGTCGGGCTCCACAGGCTTGCTCAGGTGCGCATTCAGCCCCGCCTGCATGCTTCGCTGAACGTCTTCGTCAAATGCATTGGCAGTCAGCGCAATAATAGGTATAGACTTTGCGTCTGCTTTGTCCATCGAACGAATGCGCCGCGCAGCCTCAAGTCCGTCCATTTCGGGCATACGCATATCCATGAGAACAGCGTCATAGTAGCCGACTTCATGGTTTTTAAACAATTCCACGGCTATTTTACCGTTTTGTGCAAGGTCTGTTTCCATCTCACGCATGGAAAGCACCATCATAATGATCTCCGCGTTTATCGCCACGTCCTCCGCAAGAAGAACACGTTTGCCTTTGAGGTCTGCCGTCTTCTTCTCGAGCGCTTCGTTCTTGCGCCTAAACGCCTCTCTAAACTCGTCCATAACGTTTCCTGCAAAGAGCGGTTTTGCTACGAACGTATCTACGCCCGCCGCTTTTGCTTCATCGGCTATATCATCCCAATTGAACGACGTAAGGATTATTATTGGCGTATCGTTTCCGACTATGGAGCGTATCTCTTTAGTCGTTTCAACACCGTCCATTTCGGGCATTCGCCAGTCGATAAGAATGAGATCGTAATCCTCTCTGCGCCCGTGACGTATCCTCACCTTGTCCACGCCTTCCCAGCCGGATTCCGCCGTATCGCAGCCGATTCCTATCTGTCCCAAAATGATCTCGGCATGCTCAAGCGCGATGCGGTCGTCGTCAATTACAAGAACGCTCAGTTCGTGCGGGTTCAAGTCGCCGTCTTCCGTATTTATGCTTTTTCTTTCGGATTCGCCGAGAGTCACCGTTACCGTAAAGACAGACCCTTTGCCCTTCTCGCTCTCCACTTCGATATGGCCGTTCATAAGCTCAACAATGCTTTTTGTGATAGGCATACCGAGTCCCGTGCTTCCGTACCTGTTCGTGGAAGACGAATCCTCCTGGCTGAAGGCTTCAAAAATATGAGGCAGGTATTCCTTGCTCATGCCTATGCCTGTGTCGCTTATTATAAATTTCAGAGTTGCCTTCTTGTCAAATCTCGGTCCCTCTTCAATAATGAACCGTACCGTACCTCCTTCGGGGGTAAACTTTACGGCATTTCCCAAAATATTTATAAGCACCTGCTTAAGCTTCATAACATCGCCGATATAATAATCGTCGACGTGACCTTTTATATGACAGTCAAATGTAAGTCCCTTGTCTCTGCACTGACCGCTTATTATGGTATTTACCTGCTCCAGAGCTTTGGAAAAAGAAAACTCCTCTTTTTTTATCGTCATGCGTCCCGATTCGATGCGGCTCATATCGAGAATATCGTTTATGATACCTAACAGATGCTGCGCGGAGGCGCCTGTTTTCTCAAGATATTCCTTCACCTTATCGCTTGCCGTCGGATCGTTCATAGCGATATTGTTAAGCCCTATTATAGCGTTCATCGGCGTGCGTATCTCATGGCTCATATTGGAGAGAAACGCGGTTTTCACCCTGTTTGCATGTTCGGCCGAAGCAAGAGCGTCCTTAAGCGCTTCCCTGCTTTCGGCAAGCTCGGCTTTCTGCAGCTGTTCCCTTGCAACAGCCTCTTCAAGACCTTTTCTGTATTCTTCCTTCTCGTCCTCCATAACAAAGCTGTGAAGAAGGCTTGTTCCCAGCATATATCCCATAGCGTAAAACGGAAGCAGCGGATAAAACACCTGTATGGCGATACACAGAGCCATGGCGATACCGAACAGGCCTACCGTAAGATGACGCCGCCTTGCCGCGCCCTTCTCCTTTGCGGTGACCCACAGCGTATATGCAGACGTCAAAACGAATAAAACTATCTGTACGGCAAGCGTAACGTACCTTGCCGTACCGGCATAGTACGCTCCGCTCTCATCAAACCAGAACAGTATGGGACGGAAAAAATTGATCGCAACGACTATCGCCTCATAGCAAAGAAAAAGTATGCCCGCATATGAGAGAAACCGCGCAAATACATTTTTCTCACCGAGATATGATACGACATATCGAGTCCAGAGCATGACGGCTGCCGCCATGGCGATAAAATGCACCGACGTATCGGCGTAAAGAACAGCCGTAAGCTTATGCGATTCCAAAATGCCCCACAGCATATCTGTTATGAGATATGCCATTATCCCCAGAAGAAAACCGCGGTATTCGCGCTGTGTTTTCGTAAGTTTTTTTACTTCTCTGCTCCAGATAAGCTCACGGTTGGTAATAAGAAGCAGTATAGTTGACAATATTCCGATAATTGAGTATGTCATACTCTTTCACCCCCTCATATCAGTTGACGGCGCAGTTTTTTCACTTCGCATTTATTTTTTTATACAGCTCATAAGCAAGCATCTGCGGTTCAAACGGCTTGGCAATGTGTCCGTTCATGCCGGATGCAAGCGATTCGCGTACATCCTCCTCATATGCGTTGGCGCTCATGGCAATTATAGGCAGTCGCTTTGCATATTCGCTGTCAAGGCTGCGGATACGCCTTGTCGCCTCATAGCCGTTCATTATAGGCATTTGAATATCCATAAGCACAGCGTCATAAAAACCGCTGCCCTTTTTTACAAGCATATCTACGCCTTCCTGCCCGTTTGACGCCCGCTCTACTTCGATGCCGTATTCGGAAAGCACAAGCGTTGCAATTTCCGCATTTATGTCGTTGTCCTCTACAAGAAGTATTTTTTTGTCTGCAAGCTCGTCTTTATCAAAGGCCTCCTCATCCGAAGAAGCAACATCGCTCTTTGGCGTATTTTCCCGGTAGGCAAACTCTAAATTGACAAAGAATACCGAGCCCTCGCCAAGCTTGCTTTCAACCGATATTTCTCCGCCCATAAGCTTAACAAGCCTCGATGTTATCGCCATGCCGAGGCCGGTACCCTGTATCTTGTTTATGGTGGAGTTGGTCTCGCGCGAGAAGCTCTCGAAAATGTGCGGCAGAAAGTCTTCGCTCATGCCGATGCCGGTATCCCGCACTGAAAAACAGTATCTGCTTTTATTGTCCGAAAGCTCCTCTATCTCTTCCGCAGCAATATAGACAGACCCGCCGTTCGGCGTATACTTGACTGCGTTTCCGATTATATTTATTAAGATCTGTTCAAGTCTCAATTCGTCGGCAATGATGCACGGATGAGCGACCTTATCCGTGTTGAAAGAAAGGCTTAAAGACTTCTTGCTTGCCTGTGAACGGGTAAGATCGGCGATACGTTCAAAGATCCGGCCAATATCGCACATGTTCTCGTTTAGCTGTATTTTTCCGCTTTCTATCTTTGACATATCAAGCACGTCGTTTATAAGAGACAAAAGATAGTGGCTCGAAGCCGCAATTTTTTTAAGAGAATCCTCTACCATATCTTTGTCGTTAAGCTTGTCAAGGGCGATGTTGGTATAACCGATTATGGCATTCATCGGCGTTCTTATGTCGTGGCTCATGCTTGAGAGGAAGTTGCTTTTAGCCCTGTTGCCCTTTTCGGCCTCGTCTCTTGCATGCTCTAATATCCTTCTTGTTTCCTCCTCCTTTTTCTGGAGCGCCGTTATATCCTGTCTGGCAATGATAAATTCCGACACCTTGCCTGCCTTATCGCGAGAAACTACGATAAAGTTGTATGTAAACCACTCCTCCTCACGGATAGGCGCGTGCAGATTGCAGGAGATTATATCGCGCCCGCTGTTCATCTGCTCTGTCAGCCTGTCAAAGTCGATAAGCTTAGCCGCATCCGCTCGTTCATCCTCATTTGGGAAGCGGTCTAACAAATCGTCGGCAAAGACGTTGTATGCGCCGTCGTTCGGGATATGTCCTACGTCGGGCATGCCCTCGATATAATGATAGGTGCGCGCGCCGGCGTTCACGATGACAAAGTTTTCAAAGAGCCTCGACATTGCAAAATGTATATCGTTTGAGTTTTTTGTCTCCTCCAAAAGTCTTTTTTTCTGAAGGAAGAACCTGACTATGTAGAACACTCCGACAGACACGAACAGCACGATGAGCCAGATGAGCAAAACGGCGCCGTTCATACTCGCGTTGCTAATCATGCTCTTATATGTCTGTGCGGGGAAATTCAGCACCAGAAAGAAATCGGAATACCCGCCTATATAAGATACTATCCCTACGGTCCTGTCCCCGTTTACCAGATAACTGTAAAGCGTGTTGTCGCGCTGCAAAAAGGCCTCGCGCACATTCTTTTCATCTTCTTCATGTGAAAACGAAAATGCGGAAAGGTCCTCCAAAAAATTCGAGGCGCCTATATCATCATCCGT
Protein-coding regions in this window:
- a CDS encoding response regulator — translated: MTYSIIGILSTILLLITNRELIWSREVKKLTKTQREYRGFLLGIMAYLITDMLWGILESHKLTAVLYADTSVHFIAMAAAVMLWTRYVVSYLGEKNVFARFLSYAGILFLCYEAIVVAINFFRPILFWFDESGAYYAGTARYVTLAVQIVLFVLTSAYTLWVTAKEKGAARRRHLTVGLFGIAMALCIAIQVFYPLLPFYAMGYMLGTSLLHSFVMEDEKEEYRKGLEEAVAREQLQKAELAESREALKDALASAEHANRVKTAFLSNMSHEIRTPMNAIIGLNNIAMNDPTASDKVKEYLEKTGASAQHLLGIINDILDMSRIESGRMTIKKEEFSFSKALEQVNTIISGQCRDKGLTFDCHIKGHVDDYYIGDVMKLKQVLINILGNAVKFTPEGGTVRFIIEEGPRFDKKATLKFIISDTGIGMSKEYLPHIFEAFSQEDSSSTNRYGSTGLGMPITKSIVELMNGHIEVESEKGKGSVFTVTVTLGESERKSINTEDGDLNPHELSVLVIDDDRIALEHAEIILGQIGIGCDTAESGWEGVDKVRIRHGRREDYDLILIDWRMPEMDGVETTKEIRSIVGNDTPIIILTSFNWDDIADEAKAAGVDTFVAKPLFAGNVMDEFREAFRRKNEALEKKTADLKGKRVLLAEDVAINAEIIMMVLSMREMETDLAQNGKIAVELFKNHEVGYYDAVLMDMRMPEMDGLEAARRIRSMDKADAKSIPIIALTANAFDEDVQRSMQAGLNAHLSKPVEPDALFETLESLIK
- a CDS encoding ATP-binding protein is translated as MRLIERDFYLNKLKDVMGTPDIKVITGVRRCGKSKLLESFMSYVRANDPNASIIHINFNLNVYEDLTEYHALNDYIEKAYIPGKSNFVFIDEVQMCKGFEKAINSLHASEKYDIYITGSNAFLLSSDLATLFTGRTFEIEVFPFSFAEFMRYFALTDQYAAFNRYIREGGMSGSYLYKTPESKYDYISDVFNTLIVRDIRQKYRVRNMPLMERLCDFLIDNISNQTSTRSVAAAFTGEHVKTNDRTVSAYIKYLCNAFAFYKVRRYDIQGKRYLSSNDKYYLCDHSFKYAKLGTKNADHGRMIENIVAIELLRRGYELYAGVLYKKEIDFVAIKRSEKLYIQVSGSIDDPDTFRREIDPLLKIKDAYPKMILTRTRQEAYQHEGVQIVDVADWLIEGNA
- a CDS encoding response regulator, with amino-acid sequence MNAKKKKDRIYIQNLICVILLICGIALSFVFFYRSNVTRISHQNENYIADIATQRTSLIGDMFKENIAYIESSALVLETAFQNYGVDTSKLNVKSDEDIDPSEVDKVGQILRDCENRFAFNYLRFIDLRGRDYTTGDKIIAANVAERAYFKEGISGKTGMTYILDSKVTSERQIGFYSPVYQNDELVGIAVGFYGEDFIDNLLEVSVFGQDCDVLLCDKDGTIIYSTDDDIGASNFLEDLSAFSFSHEEDEKNVREAFLQRDNTLYSYLVNGDRTVGIVSYIGGYSDFFLVLNFPAQTYKSMISNASMNGAVLLIWLIVLFVSVGVFYIVRFFLQKKRLLEETKNSNDIHFAMSRLFENFVIVNAGARTYHYIEGMPDVGHIPNDGAYNVFADDLLDRFPNEDERADAAKLIDFDRLTEQMNSGRDIISCNLHAPIREEEWFTYNFIVVSRDKAGKVSEFIIARQDITALQKKEEETRRILEHARDEAEKGNRAKSNFLSSMSHDIRTPMNAIIGYTNIALDKLNDKDMVEDSLKKIAASSHYLLSLINDVLDMSKIESGKIQLNENMCDIGRIFERIADLTRSQASKKSLSLSFNTDKVAHPCIIADELRLEQILINIIGNAVKYTPNGGSVYIAAEEIEELSDNKSRYCFSVRDTGIGMSEDFLPHIFESFSRETNSTINKIQGTGLGMAITSRLVKLMGGEISVESKLGEGSVFFVNLEFAYRENTPKSDVASSDEEAFDKDELADKKILLVEDNDINAEIATLVLSEYGIEVERASNGQEGVDMLVKKGSGFYDAVLMDIQMPIMNGYEATRRIRSLDSEYAKRLPIIAMSANAYEEDVRESLASGMNGHIAKPFEPQMLAYELYKKINAK
- a CDS encoding PhzF family phenazine biosynthesis protein produces the protein MKQYIVDAFSDKVFKGNPAAVCVMQRWPDDDLMQKIAIENNLSETAFVVWEKDRYRLRWFTPHAEIDLCGHATLGAAFVLANFYKPEENIFEFDTMSGRLTVAKKDDLYEMDFPSRMPVPVEVTEDIIDALNGQKPMGAYLGRDLMLVLPDEKSVRDFTPDWNRIRAVSKGMGFLITAKADGGEYDFVSRCFFPKINVNEDPVTGSAHCNFVPYWAMKLGKEEMTAHQISARGGILYCRNDKNRVILGGRAVLFCEAELHI
- a CDS encoding EFR1 family ferrodoxin (N-terminal region resembles flavodoxins. C-terminal ferrodoxin region binds two 4Fe-4S clusters.), coding for MRRFKIIKAVYFSPTGATEMTAKLLAERLSAELEVPYETASYTLPDERRQGFSFGRDELVVWATPVYAGRIPNKTLEYVKGAIKGDGAHIIAVAVYGNRSFGDALCEMCGIIKDGGCLPLAGIAAVARHAFSDTLALGRPDEADMSRLTLFARKIAQKLKSGDDIAPAAVPGCERLEKYYTPLREDGAPAKFLKAAPKVRAEKCTRCGLCESVCPMGVVTLDDHPKVVGACIKCMACVKKCPEGALYFDDGDFLSHIRMIEKSFAERKEPELFL
- a CDS encoding flavodoxin, yielding MKVAVRYYSRGGNTKKLALAIAEAVGVEALGMDEPLTEDVDILFIGSAVYAHGVDEAVKRFVRGIDVKVGKAVNFSTAAIVRSTYKQVGKLLSEKNIPQAAEEFYCRGAFGAMHKGRPNADDLKAAAEFAKKIIG
- a CDS encoding cation transporter — protein: MERDLRERTIIKTSVTGIVVNVLLAAFKALAGIMSNSIAITLDAVNNLSDALSSVITIVGTKLSGRAPDKKHPFGYGRIEYLSAMIISVIVLYAGITSLVESIKKIISPEPPDYGAVSLIIVAVAVGAKVALGMHVKRTGKRVNSESLVNSGADALLDSVISASTLAAAAIFIFTGLSIEAYLGAVISAFIIKSGIDMLRSTISQILGERAQSELSLAIKKTVASFDEVHGAYDLVLNDYGPETHICSVHIEVDDTMTAARIDELTRRITREVYDKHRVIMAAVGVYSMNTLDTGAVNMRNEIRKTVMSHDGVLQMHGFYLNEAEKTITFDVVIDFAVKEREALYRKIYDEVKRAYPDHKVTIVLDTDVSD
- the cysK gene encoding cysteine synthase A, giving the protein MIYNNILDAVGNTPLIRLNRMPEPDSAEVLVKMEALNAGGSIKTRTALNMIEAAEKDGLINKDTIIVEPTSGNQGIGLALVGAVKGYRTIIIMPDSVSEERRKLVRHYGADVKLIHDAGDIGACIEECLNTALRMQKKDPRVFVPQQFSNINNVMAHKKHTALEIMAQAAGPIHGFCSGIGTGGTLTGIGEVLKAQYPELVIWAVEPENAAILAGGTIGTHMQMGIGDGIIPDILNRNIYDDIYVVNDDEAINTAKRLAREEGLMVGISSGTNVAAALKLAKKLGPGKRVVTILPDTAERYYSTPLFGE